One Rubinisphaera margarita DNA window includes the following coding sequences:
- a CDS encoding sulfatase family protein produces MSSESLSLAIAGEGFLFARTGSIVPRIAGVLRYRSAICPRAFRGVCHAETGPARLLTVLIPSTLLPAAEKTDRPNVIIIYADDLGLGDLACYGNERFQTPYIDRMAREGVRFTDFSSSCPYCAPSRASLLTGRYPFRNNMMLGNPVPAADYGLQQARKPNPALDQLGLPQDELTLGELFQQQGYATMAIGKWHLGHQPQFHPTKHGFDDYLGILYSNDMHPVQLWKNDDIVEYPVVQATLTKRYTEAAVAFIEKNKQQPFFLYLPHAMPHKPLACSEDFYSRQPSGPSPDLYRDVIAELDWSVGHLIECLQQLKIDESTLVVFTSDNGPWFGGSTAGLRGMKSRTWEGGLRVPAIIRWPGTIPAGQIIDEPTIIMDVFSTVLAAANIPAPDDRVIDGFDLLPAMTGEAAVPERLLFSFQGNVKSVRQGDWKYHQQMPPALNFPDDWIDPRRPNGVTLLAPDEQYGPAAHPGVVTGDHGARPGLFNLKQDPTEQNNVADAHAEIFQRLAKYREAIEQQTGRPPGQGKLIVP; encoded by the coding sequence TTGAGTTCAGAATCCCTCTCCCTGGCGATTGCCGGAGAGGGATTTCTTTTTGCGCGAACCGGTTCGATTGTTCCTCGCATTGCCGGCGTGCTACGGTATCGATCAGCCATCTGTCCCCGTGCGTTCCGAGGAGTTTGTCATGCTGAAACCGGTCCTGCTCGCCTGCTGACGGTTCTGATTCCATCCACGCTTCTCCCGGCTGCTGAGAAAACCGATCGGCCGAATGTCATCATCATCTACGCCGATGACCTGGGCCTGGGCGATCTGGCCTGTTACGGAAACGAACGATTTCAGACACCCTACATCGACCGCATGGCCCGCGAAGGGGTTCGCTTCACCGACTTCTCCTCGAGCTGCCCGTATTGTGCGCCATCGAGAGCGTCGCTGCTGACGGGGCGGTATCCGTTTCGGAACAACATGATGCTCGGCAATCCCGTGCCCGCAGCCGACTATGGACTGCAACAGGCTCGGAAGCCGAATCCTGCTCTGGATCAACTCGGGTTACCCCAGGATGAACTGACGCTCGGCGAGCTGTTTCAACAGCAGGGCTACGCCACAATGGCCATCGGCAAATGGCATCTCGGCCACCAGCCCCAGTTTCACCCGACGAAGCATGGCTTCGATGATTACCTGGGGATTCTCTACAGCAACGACATGCACCCGGTGCAGCTGTGGAAGAACGACGACATCGTCGAATACCCCGTTGTGCAGGCGACATTGACGAAACGATACACCGAGGCAGCTGTCGCCTTCATCGAGAAGAACAAACAGCAACCGTTCTTTCTGTACCTTCCCCATGCGATGCCACATAAGCCGCTCGCCTGCTCGGAAGACTTCTATTCCCGTCAGCCGTCTGGCCCGAGTCCCGATCTGTACCGCGATGTGATTGCCGAGCTCGACTGGAGCGTGGGGCATCTGATCGAATGCCTGCAACAACTGAAAATTGACGAGTCGACTCTGGTTGTCTTCACCAGCGACAATGGCCCCTGGTTTGGGGGATCAACCGCCGGACTGCGCGGCATGAAGAGCAGAACCTGGGAAGGCGGCTTGCGAGTGCCGGCCATCATCCGCTGGCCAGGGACGATTCCCGCTGGTCAGATCATCGACGAGCCGACCATCATCATGGATGTCTTCTCAACGGTTCTTGCCGCAGCGAACATCCCGGCTCCCGATGACCGGGTCATCGACGGCTTCGATCTCCTCCCGGCAATGACGGGGGAGGCAGCCGTTCCCGAGCGATTGCTCTTTTCGTTTCAGGGGAACGTGAAGTCGGTGCGTCAGGGCGACTGGAAGTATCATCAGCAGATGCCCCCTGCTCTGAATTTCCCAGACGACTGGATCGATCCCCGCCGTCCGAACGGTGTCACCCTACTCGCGCCTGATGAGCAATACGGCCCTGCTGCCCATCCCGGCGTTGTCACCGGAGATCACGGTGCGAGACCGGGCCTGTTCAATCTCAAGCAGGATCCGACCGAGCAGAACAACGTCGCCGACGCGCATGCCGAGATCTTCCAGCGACTTGCCAAATACCGAGAGGCCATCGAGCAGCAAACGGGCCGACCGCCCGGGCAGGGAAAGTTGATCGTCCCCTGA
- a CDS encoding DUF1559 domain-containing protein has product MTSFPLSLRIRRTGFTLIELLVVIAIIAILVALLLPAVQQAREAARRSSCKNNLKQIGLALHNYHDVHTTLPPGWISVDGTAHSAHDGVSGAGWGTMILPYLEQPAIYDLFNANISIADPANDDFRLNNINVFECPSDPKPPRFEIEEEGSPGTVIAELPIANYVGVFGTEELHGCENAPGTAPVSTSGQCNGDGTFYHNSKVRFRDLTDGLSNTMVVGERRTNEALDWYSTWVGMVPEGEEAFQRVLGAMDHVPNDPTAHFDDFSSPHQGGAQFVLGDGHVRFISENIDVRLYQALGTIQGGEVIGEF; this is encoded by the coding sequence ATGACGTCTTTCCCTTTATCGCTCCGTATCCGCCGCACCGGTTTTACGCTTATCGAACTGCTTGTCGTTATCGCAATCATTGCCATCCTGGTGGCTCTGCTGCTTCCGGCCGTTCAGCAGGCTCGAGAAGCCGCTCGTCGTTCGAGCTGTAAAAACAACCTGAAGCAGATTGGACTGGCCCTGCACAACTATCACGATGTTCACACCACCCTGCCTCCGGGCTGGATCTCTGTCGACGGCACGGCCCATTCCGCCCACGATGGCGTCAGCGGAGCCGGCTGGGGCACCATGATTCTCCCGTACCTCGAACAGCCGGCCATTTACGATCTGTTCAATGCGAACATCAGCATCGCCGATCCTGCTAACGACGACTTCCGTTTGAACAACATCAACGTGTTCGAATGTCCCTCGGATCCGAAGCCGCCTCGCTTTGAGATTGAAGAAGAAGGGTCCCCGGGAACCGTGATCGCTGAGCTTCCGATCGCCAACTACGTTGGTGTCTTCGGTACCGAAGAGCTGCATGGCTGTGAGAATGCTCCGGGCACGGCTCCGGTTTCGACCTCCGGCCAGTGCAACGGCGACGGAACCTTTTACCACAACAGCAAGGTTCGTTTTCGGGATTTGACCGATGGCCTGAGCAATACGATGGTCGTCGGCGAACGCCGCACCAACGAAGCTCTCGACTGGTACTCGACCTGGGTCGGTATGGTGCCGGAAGGGGAAGAAGCCTTCCAGCGCGTTCTGGGTGCGATGGACCACGTGCCGAACGATCCGACCGCTCACTTCGACGACTTCAGCAGCCCGCACCAGGGGGGAGCTCAGTTCGTGTTGGGTGACGGACACGTCCGCTTTATTTCCGAGAACATCGATGTCCGCCTTTACCAGGCACTCGGCACGATTCAGGGTGGCGAAGTGATCGGCGAGTTCTAA
- a CDS encoding polysaccharide biosynthesis/export family protein, whose amino-acid sequence MWLLILLVGATALTGCSTTKHYQAEKLPPHLMAPPLENAQTIDLTKLATATTTQDLIGAGDVIEVSISAGLAATDTTTFPVRVTDDGAAQLPMIGNVELAGMNLEESEAIIAGVCVDKGLYRAPHVTVTMKRPKLHRITVLGAVEEPATYELRAGQSDVLQAIVAAGGLSKDAGVFVQVRHPGYRGESDGSSAPLIAELDPESGVQTVSNESKVVQPIGMQTVRVNLASAATERPETLRLNDGGIVMVERRDPKPIHVLGLVKKPNRYEFPISEDLRLLDAVSLASGTDNPLADKVYIIRNTPGSEEPTLIEASLRKAKRNGRADLRLAPGDIVSVEQTPTTALYEAVRLIGFGISGRVF is encoded by the coding sequence GTGTGGCTTCTTATTCTCCTTGTTGGCGCGACCGCGCTCACGGGATGCTCGACCACGAAACACTATCAGGCGGAGAAGCTCCCGCCGCATCTGATGGCTCCGCCACTCGAGAACGCTCAAACGATCGACCTCACGAAGCTCGCCACCGCGACGACGACGCAGGATCTGATCGGAGCCGGCGACGTGATTGAAGTCAGCATTTCAGCCGGTCTGGCTGCCACCGATACGACAACATTTCCGGTTCGCGTGACCGACGACGGAGCAGCTCAGCTGCCAATGATCGGTAACGTCGAGCTGGCCGGGATGAATCTTGAGGAATCCGAAGCCATCATCGCGGGGGTTTGCGTCGACAAAGGACTGTATCGGGCTCCCCACGTGACTGTGACAATGAAGCGACCCAAACTGCACCGGATCACCGTGCTTGGGGCCGTTGAAGAACCAGCCACTTACGAACTGCGAGCCGGCCAGTCCGATGTCCTTCAGGCAATTGTGGCCGCAGGCGGCCTTTCCAAAGACGCCGGCGTTTTCGTCCAGGTGCGTCATCCGGGCTACCGTGGCGAGAGTGACGGTTCGTCAGCTCCTCTGATCGCGGAGCTCGATCCCGAGTCTGGTGTTCAGACGGTGTCCAACGAATCGAAGGTGGTTCAGCCGATCGGCATGCAGACGGTTCGGGTGAATCTGGCCTCGGCGGCGACAGAGCGTCCTGAGACTCTCCGGCTGAACGACGGTGGGATTGTGATGGTCGAACGGCGCGATCCGAAACCAATTCACGTGCTCGGACTGGTCAAGAAGCCGAACCGATATGAGTTCCCGATCTCTGAAGACCTTCGTCTGCTCGATGCCGTCTCGCTGGCGTCGGGAACGGACAATCCACTGGCCGACAAGGTCTACATTATTCGAAACACTCCCGGTTCCGAAGAGCCGACTCTCATCGAAGCCAGTTTACGGAAAGCCAAGCGGAACGGTCGCGCCGATTTGCGACTCGCTCCAGGAGATATCGTGAGTGTCGAGCAGACGCCGACGACGGCCTTGTACGAGGCTGTCCGTCTGATCGGCTTCGGTATCAGCGGACGGGTCTTCTAG